The Rufibacter sp. DG15C region ACCTTCGCGCAATTGGCCCGGGGCTTGGACGACTTCTTGAAGGGCTGTGATTTGGGTGGCTTCAACCTGATTAAATTTGACATACCCTTGCTGGCCGAGGAGTTCTTGCGCGTAGACATGGACTTTGACATTGAGAACCGCTCTATTGTGGATGTTTGCCGCATTTTCCACCAGATGGAGCAGCGCACCCTCTCTGCCGCTTACAAGTTCTACTGTGACAAACCACTGGAGAATGCCCACTCTGCAGAGGCAGACACCATTGCAACTTATGAGATCCTAAAGTCACAACTGGAGAAATACGAAGGCGTTCCCCTTCCCGGGGCCGAGGACCAGGCCAAATTTCCAGTGCAGAATGACATGCAGCAGCTGCACCAATTCACGTTCCAAAAAACCGCAGATTTGTCCGGTCGCATTGTGTTTAACAACGCAGGTGTGGAGGTCTTCAACTTCGGTAAACATAAGAACGTCTCTGTAGCCGATGTGCTTAAAAAAGAGCCTAGCTACTATGACTGGATGATGAAAGGCGATTTTCCGCTTTATACCAAGAAAGTACTTACCCGTATTAAACTGCGCGGTGCCTTGCAGCAAACCACTTTTTAGATTCAATACATTAGATTCAATTTGTTTTTGGCCTGTTTTCCAGAAAAAAGGACAAAAATGGAGAGGCAGCTTCCTACCAGAAGCGGCCTCTTCGTTTTTATATTCATGAGTTGGATGGAATCTACTAATTCACCATAATTTTTACCTTGATATTCAAAAGGACTTAGTGTTT contains the following coding sequences:
- a CDS encoding 3'-5' exonuclease; protein product: MKLHLRKPIVFFDLETTGVDICKDRIVEISMLKVLPSGEEILQTKRVNPTIPIPIESSMIHKIYDDDVAHCQTFAQLARGLDDFLKGCDLGGFNLIKFDIPLLAEEFLRVDMDFDIENRSIVDVCRIFHQMEQRTLSAAYKFYCDKPLENAHSAEADTIATYEILKSQLEKYEGVPLPGAEDQAKFPVQNDMQQLHQFTFQKTADLSGRIVFNNAGVEVFNFGKHKNVSVADVLKKEPSYYDWMMKGDFPLYTKKVLTRIKLRGALQQTTF